One Oryza sativa Japonica Group chromosome 8, ASM3414082v1 DNA window includes the following coding sequences:
- the LOC9270160 gene encoding probable bifunctional riboflavin biosynthesis protein RIBA 1, chloroplastic, which yields MDSCTANLMSRLSSIYSQHRTSGLRSDRSIMPNSTSNSLRTISSVHLPYNHRARNFHISHAVGDSSEHVIINGQASPSKVVQADAAALGTIAADMAPVVDGFSADDDELDLDSPTEGFSSIPEAIEDIRQGKYVIVVDDEDRENEGDLIMAASKVTPEAMAFIVRHGTGIVCVSMKEDDLERLELPLMVTTKENEEKLRTAFTVSVDAKEGTTTGVSAKDRANTVLALASPNSKPEDFNRPGHIFPLKYREGGVLKRAGHTEASVDLAMLAGLPPAAVLCEIVDDDDGSMALLPKLQDFARRENLKIISIADLIRYRRKRDRLVERVCVTPLQLQWGSFQSYCYRSLIDGMEHIAMVKGDVGDGQDILVRVHSECLTGDIFGSARCDCGNQLALAMTMIEKTGRGVVVYLRGHEGRGIGLGHKLRAYNLQDDGRDTVEANEDLGLPVDSREYGIGAQILRDLGVRTMRLMTNNPAKYTGLKGYGLSVLGRVPLLTPITNENRRYMETKRLKMGHVYGTRPSGNTSTLADGGIKKEQDQIDSASEQE from the exons ATGGATTCCTGTACTGCAAATCTCATGTCACGGCTGAGCAGCATTTACAGCCAACACAGGACTTCTGGATTGCGGTCTGATCGTTCAATTATGCCAAATTCTACATCAAACAGTTTGAGGACAATCAGTTCTGTTCACTTGCCGTATAACCATCGGGCCAGAAATTTTCATATATCTCATGCTGTGGGTGATTCTTCAGAACATGTTATTATAAATGGACAGGCTAGTCCTTCTAAAGTGGTTCAAGCAGATGCTGCTGCACTTGGGACCATAGCTGCTGATATGGCACCTGTTGTTGATGGTTTTTCTGCTGATGATGACGAGCTTGACCTAGACAGCCCAACTGAGGGTTTCTCATCCATTCCTGAAGCTATTGAGGATATTCGCCAAGGAAAA TATGTGATTGTTGTGGACGATGAAGATAGAGAGAATGAAGGAGATCTTATAATGGCAGCATCAAAGGTGACACCTGAGGCTATGGCTTTCATAGTGAGGCATGGGACAGGCATTGTATGTGTCAGCATGAAAGAAGATGACCTGGAAAGACTAGAACTTCCTCTTATGGTGACAACAAAGGAAAATGAAGAGAAGCTGCGGACTGCCTTCACTGTTTCAGTG GATGCTAAAGAAGGCACAACAACAGGGGTTTCAGCTAAGGATCGGGCAAATACAGTCTTAGCACTTGCATCTCCTAAttctaagcctgaagacttcaACAGGCCAGGACATATTTTTCCTCTTAAATATAGAGAAGGAGGTGTGCTGAAAAGGGCTGGGCATACTGAAGCATCAGTTGACCTTGCCATGTTGGCTGGGTTACCTCCTGCTGCTGTTCTTTGTGAAATTGTTGATGATGACGATGGATCCATGGCTTTATTGCCAAAACTCCAAGATTTTGCAAGAAGGGAGAACCTGAAGATAATTTCAATTGCGGACTTGATTAG GTATAGGAGGAAGAGAGACAGATTGGTAGAACGTGTTTGTGTTACACCTTTACAATTACAATGGGGATCATTTCAATCTTATTGCTACCGATCTCTTATTGATGGGATGGAGCACATTGCTATGGTCAAG GGTGATGTTGGTGATGGCCAGGATATCTTAGTGCGAGTGCATTCGGAGTGCCTAACTGGAGATATATTTGGATCAGCCAGGTGTGATTGTGGGAATCAACTTGCCCTGGCAATGACCATGATTGAGAAGACTGGCAGGGGTGTAGTAGTTTACCTTCGTGGACATGAAGGTAGGGGCATTGGTTTGGGTCACAAGCTTCGTGCATACAATTTGCAGGACGATGGGCGGGATACTGTTGAGGCTAATGAGGATCTAGGTCTGCCGGTTGATTCACGAGAGTACGGTATTGGTGCACAG ATACTACGAGATCTTGGTGTCCGAACCATGAGGCTTATGACTAACAATCCTGCGAAATATACTGGACTGAAGGGCTATGGTTTGAGTGTCTTGGGCAGAGTGCCACTGTTGACACCAATAACCAATGAGAATCGGCGTTACATGGAAACAAAGAGATTAAAGATGGGGCATGTTTATGGAACCCGGCCTAGTGGTAATACAAGCACCTTGGCTGATGGCGGCATAAAAAAGGAGCAAGATCAGATTGACAGTGCTAGCGAGCAAGAGTAA
- the LOC4345856 gene encoding dicarboxylate transporter 2.1, chloroplastic → MERLRVAISHHRAALPLPTHHNHFRRRHLQLQPFPSSLSLSLPISPQLSPAPPRRHLLPPLLASASAAQAAGPAPARAAGGGGGGAKPVPLLVSLAVGLAVRFLAPRPAEVTPQAWQLLSIFLTTIAGLVLGPLPVGAWAFLGLTATVATRTLPFTAAFGAFTNEVIWLIVISFFFARGFVKTGLGDRVATYFVKWLGRSTLGLSYGLAISEACIAPAMPSTTARAGGVFLPIVKSLSLSAGSKPNDPSARKLGSYLVQSQLQASGNSSALFLTAAAQNLLCLKLAEEIGVKIANPWISWFKVASLPAIISLLATPYLLYKIFPPEIKDTPEAPAIAAQKLKNMGPVTRNEWIMVATMILAVSLWIFGDTIGVSSVVAAMIGLSILLLLGVLNWEDCLNEKSAWDTLAWFAILVGMAGQLTNLGIVSWMSNCVAKVLQSFSLSWPAAFGVLQASYFFIHYLFASQTAHVGALYSAFLAMHLAAGVPAILSALALTYNSNLFGALTHYSSGQSAVYYGAGYVDLPDVFKLGFTTAAINAVIWGVVGTFWWKFLGLY, encoded by the exons atggagcgCCTCCGCGTCGCCATCTCCCACCACCGGGCGGCGCTTCCACTTCCGACCCACCACAACcacttccgccgccgccatctccagcTACAGCCCTTCCCcagctccctctccctctcgctccccatctcgccccAGCTCTCGCccgcccctcctcgccgccacctcctccccccgctcctcgcctccgcgtccgcCGCCCAGGCCGCGGGCCCTGCccccgcgcgggcggcgggcggcggcggcggcggcgcgaagccgGTTCCCCTACTCGTCTccctcgccgtcggcctcgccgtccgcttcctcgcgccgcggccggccgagGTGACCCCGCAGGCGTGGCAGCTCCTCTCCATCTTCCTGACCACCATCGCCGGGCTCGTCCTCGGCCCGCTCCCCGTCGGCGCCTGGGCATTCCTCGGGCTCActgccaccgtcgccacgcgGACGCTCCCGTTCACCGCGGCGTTCGGGGCGTTCACCAACGAGGTCATCTGGCTCATCGTCATATCCTTCTTCTTCGCCCGGGGGTTCGTGAAGACCGGACTCGGCGATCGTGTGGCCACCTATTTCGTCAAGTGGTTGGGGCGCAGCACGCTGGGCTTGTCGTACGGGCTCGCCATCAGCGAGGCATGCATCGCGCCGGCGATGCCCAGCACCACGGCGAGGGCCGGTGGGGTGTTCCTTCCAATAGTCAAGTCGCTATCTCTTTCGGCTGGCAGCAAGCCGAACGACCCATCGGCGAGGAAGCTGGGCTCCTACCTTGTGCAGTCTCAGTTACAG GCATCTGGTAACTCAAGTGCTCTCTTCCTGACTGCTGCAGCACAAAATCTCTTGTGTCTGAAGTTAGCTGAGGAGATTGGTGTTAAGATTGCAAACCCATGGATATCTTGGTTTAAGGTTGCTAGTTTGCCTGCCATCATTTCTCTCTTAGCGACACCTTATTTGTTATACAAAATATTCCCACCTGAAATAAAGGACACTCCTGAGGCCCCTGCAATAGCTGCACAAAAACTGAAGAACATGGGACCAGTAACAAGAAATGAATGGATCATGGTTGCTACAATGATTCTTGCTGTTTCACTGTGGATTTTTGG ggatACTATCGGTGTGTCAAGTGTTGTTGCTGCGATGATTGGTCTTTCAATTCTTCTTCTGCTTGGGGTTCTGAACTGGGAAGATTGCCTGAATGAAAAATCTGCATGGGACACATTAGCTTGGTTTGCTATTCTAGTTGGAATGGCAGGGCAGCTCACGAACCTTGGAATTGTATCATGGATGTCAAATTGTGTTGCAAAAGTTCTCCAGTCTTTCTCATTGAGTTGGCCTGCAGCATTTGGTGTTCTTCAGGCCTCCTATTTCTTTATTCACTATCTCTTTGCAAGCCAAACAGCACATGTTGGAGCTTTGTATTCAGCATTTCTTGCGATGCATTTAGCAGCTGGCGTTCCAGCTATACTGTCGGCACTTGCTTTGACATACAATTCAAATCTCTTTGGTGCACTGACACATTATAGTAGTGGGCAGTCTGCAGTATACTATGGAG CGGGGTATGTTGATCTTCCTGATGTATTCAAACTGGGTTTTACAACAGCAGCAATCAATGCTGTGATATGGGGAGTCGTCGGTACATTTTGGTGGAAGTTTTTAGGGCTTTATTGA